A single genomic interval of Arthrobacter sp. NicSoilB8 harbors:
- a CDS encoding ABC transporter permease, protein MNATTVSGRKQPLMYRLPVISHFRKSVGLQRGMLVTGLVLTVVFLLTAALAPVIAPYGFAQLSDASGTFPAQAPPSPAHIWGTTVGGYDVYSRVLWGAQTAFVVIVVAVAMSIFLGVALGLLSGYFGGWLDRTLVVIADAIYAFPSLLLAIVMSIVINHGQSSFWGGIIACSISISVVFVPQYFRVIRAETIRLKAEPYVEAAKVVGASSIRIMGRHIFKNATRTLPLIFTLNASEAILTLAGLGFLGFGIEPSSAAEWGFDLNKALADASSGIWWTGVYPGTAIVLTVLGLTLVGESMNDLNDPRLRGRKKAGSKKAPAGPAPTAAVQAAPEAESSSS, encoded by the coding sequence ATGAATGCAACCACAGTAAGCGGGCGCAAGCAGCCCCTCATGTACCGCCTGCCGGTGATCTCGCACTTCCGCAAGAGCGTCGGGCTGCAGCGCGGCATGCTCGTCACCGGCCTGGTGCTGACCGTCGTTTTCCTGCTGACGGCGGCGCTGGCGCCGGTGATCGCACCCTACGGCTTTGCCCAGCTCAGCGATGCCTCGGGTACCTTCCCGGCACAAGCGCCCCCCAGCCCGGCCCACATCTGGGGTACCACGGTGGGCGGCTACGACGTCTATTCCCGCGTGCTCTGGGGCGCCCAGACGGCCTTTGTCGTGATCGTCGTCGCCGTGGCGATGTCGATCTTCCTCGGCGTCGCACTGGGCCTGCTCAGCGGCTACTTCGGCGGCTGGCTGGACCGGACGCTCGTGGTGATCGCCGACGCGATCTACGCTTTCCCCTCGCTCCTGCTGGCCATCGTGATGTCAATCGTCATCAACCACGGCCAGTCCAGCTTCTGGGGCGGCATCATCGCCTGTTCCATCTCGATCTCCGTGGTGTTCGTCCCGCAGTACTTCCGCGTGATCCGGGCCGAGACCATCCGGCTGAAGGCGGAGCCGTACGTCGAGGCAGCCAAGGTGGTGGGTGCCTCGAGCATCCGCATCATGGGCCGCCATATCTTCAAGAACGCAACCCGCACGCTTCCGCTGATCTTCACACTGAATGCGTCCGAGGCGATCCTGACCCTGGCCGGACTTGGCTTCCTGGGCTTCGGCATCGAACCGTCCTCCGCCGCCGAGTGGGGTTTCGACCTCAACAAGGCCTTGGCTGACGCGTCCTCGGGTATCTGGTGGACGGGCGTCTACCCCGGTACGGCGATCGTCCTGACCGTGCTGGGACTGACCCTGGTCGGTGAGAGCATGAACGATCTCAACGATCCACGGCTCCGGGGCCGCAAGAAGGCCGGGAGCAAGAAGGCCCCGGCCGGCCCCGCCCCGACCGCCGCAGTACAGGCCGCCCCTGAAGCAGAATCGAGCAGTTCATGA